A region of the Corynebacterium endometrii genome:
TTCCTTGGTCCCCGCGAAGCCCTCCTCATGGGTGAACCCACCGTGGTGGATGACCCAATCCAGGCCATACTTGGCGGCCGCCTCGCGGCCCGCGCCGAAACGCTGGGCGCCGGTTGAGGTGTTCTTTGGGCCAGACAGGAAACCCACCCGCCTGTGCCCGTGGTCTGCCAAATGCGCCAACGCCGCGTCCATGCCCGGTGTGGGATCGGAAACCACAGCGGGTAGTTCACCCACCGTGCGGTCAATCAGCAGCAGCGGCTTGATGCGAGCCGCCTGCGCCAGCGTGGCCTCGTTGCCGGCAATAGGCACGGCAATGATGCCGTCCGATTGGTGGCTGAGCAAAGTATCTACGGATCGTGCAAAGCGCTGGGGATCTTCCGCGGAAGAGATCACCAGGGTGCTTAGGCCCGCGGCGCTGGTTTCCTCCTCGATGGCGGACGCCATTGCCGAAAAGTATGGATTGTTCAGGGTTGGAACAATGACCCCGATTGAGTTAGAGCGCGAAGCGCGCAACCCCTGCGCCTGGGCGTTGGGGCGGTAGTTGAGTTCCTTGGCTATTTGTTGAACCTTGTCACGGGTTGCCTGCGCGATGGTGGGGTTATTGGCCAGGGCGCGCGAGGCCGTGGACATGGAGACACCTGCCGCCTGGGCAACGTCCTTGAGTTTGGCATTCACGGTTATTCCTCGCGCGGGGTGACGGGTAGGTAAAACTAGAAGGAGGGAGGGGATTAGGGGTGCAAACGGTTGCACTTTCCGGGAACTACTTTTGCAGTACACGGTTAGCGATGTCAAGAATTCGGGTCCTTTTGTTCCCCGGTCCCATTGATGACGGCTAGCGCTAACTCGCTAGACTAGGCGTCATGATTACTCACCCGCGCCCCATCCTGGTTCTGGGAGCAAGGGTTGTCCATGGGGCCGCGGGCC
Encoded here:
- a CDS encoding LacI family DNA-binding transcriptional regulator yields the protein MNAKLKDVAQAAGVSMSTASRALANNPTIAQATRDKVQQIAKELNYRPNAQAQGLRASRSNSIGVIVPTLNNPYFSAMASAIEEETSAAGLSTLVISSAEDPQRFARSVDTLLSHQSDGIIAVPIAGNEATLAQAARIKPLLLIDRTVGELPAVVSDPTPGMDAALAHLADHGHRRVGFLSGPKNTSTGAQRFGAGREAAAKYGLDWVIHHGGFTHEEGFAGTKELLAQGVTAIVAGDGMMTTGALEACHREKVSLGSELALIGFDDVPFLRLQPAPVSVIDQDVDALARRAAHELLAAVEKDGAQPQGSISPSTFIARASSDFDLPAPR